One genomic region from Oncorhynchus gorbuscha isolate QuinsamMale2020 ecotype Even-year linkage group LG13, OgorEven_v1.0, whole genome shotgun sequence encodes:
- the LOC123992757 gene encoding mitochondrial uncoupling protein 2-like, with the protein MAGVKPTDLAPTAAVKFFGAGTAACFADLITFPLDTAKVRLQIQGESKSSEGKMVVKYRGVFGTINTMVKTEGPRSLYNGLVAGLQRQMSFASVRIGLYDSMKQFYTRGTDNAGIGSRLMAGCTTGAMAVAFAQPTDVVKVRFQAQVRGAEAEGVKRYSGTMDAYRTIARTEGIRGLWKGCGPNITRNAIVNCSELVTYDIIKELILQYNIMTDNLPCHFTAAFSAGFITTIVASPVDVVKTRFMNSAVGKYNSAINCAVTMMRNEGPKAFYKGFMPSFLRLASWNIVMFVTYEQIKKHVMRAQQSWESPI; encoded by the exons ATGGCTGGAGTGAAGCCCACAGACTTGGCCCCTACAGCTGCTGTTAAGTTCTTTGGTGCTGGAACTGCAGCCTGTTTTGCTGACCTGATCACCTTCCCTTTGGACACAGCTAAAGTTAGGCTGCAG ATCCAGGGTGAGTCCAAGTCCTCTGAAGGGAAGATGGTGGTGAAGTACAGAGGTGTGTTTGGCACCATCAACACCATGGTGAAGACAGAGGGGCCCAGGAGCCTCTACAATGGCCTGGTGGCAGGTCTCCAGAGACAGATGAGCTTTGCCTCGGTCCGCATCGGCCTCTATGACTCCATGAAGCAGTTCTACACCCGGGGAACAGACA ATGCAGGCATTGGGAGTCGGCTGATGGCAGGCTGTACGACCGGGGCCATGGCAGTAGCCTTTGCTCAGCCAACAGATGTGGTGAAAGTGCGGTTCCAGGCTCAAGTCAGGGGAGCAGAAGCGGAGGGGGTGAAAAGATATAGCGGCACCATGGATGCCTACAGGACGATCGCCAGGACTGAGGGCATCAGAGGGCTCTGGAAAG gTTGTGGCCCAAACATAACTCGTAACGCCATAGTGAACTGTTCGGAGCTGGTGACTTATGACATCATCAAGGAACTTATCCTGCAGTATAACATCATGACTG ataACCTGCCCTGCCATTTCACAGCAGCCTTCAGTGCTGGTTTCATCACCACTATTGTGGCATCTCCTGTAGATGTAGTGAAGACCCGGTTCATGAACTCTGCAGTTGGAAAATACAACAGTGCTATTAACTGTGCTGTTACGATGATGAGAAATGAGGGACCCAAAGCCTTCTATAAAGG gttCATGCCTTCTTTCCTTCGTCTTGCCTCCTGGAACATCGTAATGTTTGTCACATATGAGCAAATCAAGAAACACGTGATGAGAGCACAGCAGTCCTGGGagtctcctatctaa